One Mycosarcoma maydis chromosome 9, whole genome shotgun sequence DNA window includes the following coding sequences:
- a CDS encoding uncharacterized protein (related to metalloprotease MEP1) has translation MQFTKLALYLGVALAVSAPAVLAAPSEVKLCGSHETAPATVEEVLGNKIAAARAARTSNSLSKSASAAAISARIPVYYHLITDGSSNGKISSSAIANQISILNDNYASTGLTYYLASTDTTVNSDWFNNVNQGTSQERAMKSALRKGGANALNVYTVSFGSSGLLGYATFPWNYRSNPTNDGIVLDWNTYPGGPITNYQAGKTLVHEVGHWAGLYHVFQGGCSGSGDYVDDTPPQSTVTRGCPTSQDSCAGGGVDSIHSHMDYSYESCRYLFTDGQIARIGAAMDTYRI, from the coding sequence ATGCAGTTCACGAAGCTTGCACTTTACTTGGGGGTCGCGCTCGCGGTGTCCGCACCTGCTGTCTTGGCGGCTCCTTCCGAGGTCAAGCTGTGTGGAAGTCACGAGACTGCACCCGCCACTGTCGAGGAGGTCTTGGGGAACAAAattgcagctgcacgcgCTGCACGCACTTCCAACTCGCTTTCCAAgtcggcttcggctgctgccatctcgGCTAGGATTCCGGTTTACTACCACTTGATCACGGATGGTTCTAGCAACGGAAAGATTTCGTCGagcgccatcgccaaccAGATCTCGATCCTCAACGACAACTATGCCAGCACTGGACTCACCTACTACCTTGCCAGCACTGATACCACGGTCAACTCGGACTGGTTTAACAATGTCAACCAGGGCACCTCGCAGGAACGCGCCATGAAGTCGGCTCTTCGCAAAGGTGGAGCCAACGCTCTCAACGTCTACACGGTCAGCTTTGGCTCGTCTGGTCTGCTGGGATACGCAACTTTTCCCTGGAACTACCGATCCAATCCGACCAACGATGGTATCGTTCTTGACTGGAACACGTACCCTGGAGGACCGATTACCAACTATCAGGCTGGAAAGACCTTAGTTCATGAGGTTGGCCACTGGGCAGGTCTCTACCACGTCTTCCAAGGTGGTTGCTCTGGCAGTGGTGACTATGTCGACGATACTCCTCCTCAGTCCACCGTGACGCGAGGCTGCCCAACGAGCCAAGACTCTTGTGCGGGAGGTGGCGTGGACAGCATTCACTCCCACATGGATTACTCTTACGAGTCTTGCCGCTACTTGTTTACCGATGGGCAAATCGCTCGAATCGGTGCAGCCATGGACACCTACCGTATCTGA
- a CDS encoding uncharacterized protein (related to MIA40 - mitochondrial intermembrane space protein, involved in import and assembly of intermembrane space proteins): protein MLSSKLVACSAGRSVQRISRTFLPAMRGVATKAAAGPSRQSALSSYSIAAVTAIGVGASFYALQSRSSAIQCEPRQAWHDRLKPKEAKGDATLHKDAHTRHAPAEVQDERVEPVEETPVAIEVAVEESEEQTGQQSAYDPETGEINWDCPCLGGMAHGPCGEQFKLAFSCFVYSEAEPKGIDCVDKFKAMQDCFREHPDVYKDEIEDDEAANAQFEKEEANAKSNGLNDAAQEAVEESSGGKEGASA, encoded by the coding sequence ATGCTGTCGAGTAAACTCGttgcttgctcggctgGCCGCTCCGTCCAACGTATTTCGCGCACCTTTCTTCCTGCGATGCGAGGCGTTGCCACCAAGGCCGCTGCCGGTCCATCGCGCCAATCCGCCCTTTCATCCTACTCGATCGCTGCTGTTACCGCCATTGGTGTTGGTGCATCCTTCTATGCactgcaatcacgatccTCAGCTATCCAGTGCGAGCCCCGCCAAGCATGGCACGACCGTCTCAAGCCAAAGGAGGCCAAAGGCGATGCTACACTCCACAAGGATGCCCATACTCGTCATGCCCCTGCTGAAGTGCAGGACGAACGAGTCGAGCCGGTCGAAGAGACGCCTGTAGCAATTGAGGTCGCTGTCGAGGAATCCGAGGAGCAGACAGGCCAACAGTCTGCATACGATCCCGAGACCGGCGAGATCAACTGGGACTGCCCGTGTCTCGGCGGCATGGCACACGGTCCGTGCGGAGAACAGTTCAAGCTTGCTTTCTCCTGCTTTGTTTACTCCGAAGCTGAGCCTAAGGGCATTGACTGCGTAGACAAGTTCAAGGCCATGCAAGACTGCTTCCGCGAGCATCCGGACGTCTACAAGGATGAGAttgaggatgacgaggctgCGAATGCTCAGTTCGAGAAGGAAGAGGCGAATGCAAAAAGCAATGGTCTCAATGACGCAGCACAAGAGGCTGTAGAGGAAAGCAGCGGAGGCAAGGAGGGCGCATCTGCATAG
- a CDS encoding SNARE-binding exocyst subunit SEC6 (related to SEC6 - protein transport protein), translating into MSFAIPNHHHMVGMSSNSLGTNQNGAQHRTSGAQLSPTTPSSFSDGHTGPPFTAHAAVPMSAGLPATCLPNNAAASSSNLVAEFLKSPDDLTKISALRKKLLKEQVSLSAKLKLGAKEQLEATRDGLLKLQATRKDVASIREAFAQVEALYNNADSEDGSRSYHPDANRSFRIISQVSQIHRNFVQTTSTLEKLDALPDKIQTLAEMLQRGRGDIMGPAADLLPLHFHLSQLEAFRNETFQIARTCSADVRSTVSEFFAPLDGLIRAFDDYIMSLAERTMDLVREGRHAVVVKLIKIVEKESREDERAAAIRLAKRANLEGAARFRSVVANARVIKLYRPKFVEAIDRSTAELFDECWSRFGAKDSSLEFLAHLDWIYDDMRFVQSELTPLFPQDYKILRMFVKSYHKHLGNILRERILAKDPEASALLELYQFTQEYTKTMTKEIGAEKAWLEPTLLEGKEQGIIDDYLGLITRKIDEWTANLMSDEVREFVARQNPPDEDNEGLYGLQGAAILFQMVNQQIEVAADSGQASVLAKVVDHTAKAMHSTQATWLRVLESEFKKQREAKSPEDVVGGLVEYVIALANDQLKSADYAEVLIARLEPMVSKKYQAGIREAVDNALNGFLDVSKRCTQVLVDLVFADLQPAIKDLFVFPVWYSEGTTTMIIETMRDYMSDYSERLNPNLFDVLCDDMIDRFHVSYIGALRRVGNGKLRMPAAGEQMRKDIDDAKTLFLAFKKEQEVNDKFEVLVAIQGMLASSATMVFLPYWSFAKAHGSHLGFLEAIMKARDDLKKDDVNGLMESARRKVKSEGLNDLVPEAGGPTVMSRVAQAYGSSFGGGLLSNLGGERAAGMAASATQALGLTGWKSKD; encoded by the coding sequence ATGAGCTTCGCCATTCCAAATCACCATCACATGGTTGGCATGTCATCCAACTCGCTCGGCACAAATCAAAACGGCGCTCAGCATAGAACCAGCGGCGCTCAACTGTCTCCTACCACTCCGTCATCTTTTTCAGATGGGCACACCGGCCCACCTTTCACCGCACATGCTGCTGTCCCAATGTCAGCAGGTCTGCCTGCCACTTGCTTACCCAACAATgctgcagcaagctcgtcaaaTCTGGTTGCAGAATTTCTAAAGTCCCCGGACGATCTCACCAAGATCTCGGCGCTACGaaagaagctgctcaaggagcAAGTCAGCTTGTCCGCCAAGCTTAAGCTCGGAGCAaaagagcagctcgaagcaaCACGCGATGGCTTGCTGAAGCTGCAGGCAACAAGAAAAGATGTCGCATCCATCAGAGAAGCGTTTGCACAAGTAGAAGCGCTCTACAACAACGCAGATAGTGAAGACGGCTCGAGATCTTACCACCCTGATGCCAACCGTTCTTTTCGCATCATCAGCCAAGTGTCTCAGATTCACCGCAATTTTGTCCAGACCACAAGCACACTCGAAAAGCTTGATGCGCTCCCTGATAAAATCCAGACGTTGGCAGAGATGCTGCAACGAGGTCGGGGTGACATCATGGGCCCAGCTGCGGACCTTCTGCCATTACATTTCCACctctcgcagctcgaggcttTTCGCAACGAGACATTTCAGATCGCACGCACTTGTTCTGCAGACGTACGGAGTACTGTGTCCGAGTTCTTCGCGCCGCTCGATGGACTCATCCGTGCTTTCGACGACTACATTATGTCACTTGCAGAGAGAACCATGGACTTGGTCCGCGAAGGCCGGCACGCCGTGGTGGTCAAACTCATCAAGATCGTCGAAAAGGAGTCACGCGAGGATGAACGTGCGGCAGCCATTCGTCTCGCTAAACGTGCCAACCTCGAAGGCGCTGCACGCTTCCGTTCCGTAGTGGCCAATGCACGTGTGATCAAGCTGTACCGACCCAAGTTTGTCGAAGCAATCGACCGGTCCACAGCCGAGCTTTTTGACGAGTGCTGGTCGCGCTTCGGCGCCAAAGACTCAAGCCTCGAGTTCCTCGCGCACCTCGACTGGATCTATGATGACATGCGCTTCGTCCAGTCGGAGCTGACGCCTCTGTTCCCGCAAGACTACAAGATTTTGCGCATGTTTGTCAAGAGCTACCATAAACATCTTGGCAACATCCTGCGCGAACGCATCCTCGCCAAAGATCCAGAAGCTAGCGCGCTGCTGGAGTTGTATCAGTTCACACAAGAATAcaccaagacgatgacCAAGGAAATCGGTGCAGAAAAGGCATGGCTCGAGCCGACACTGCTAGAGGGCAAAGAGCAAGGCATTATTGATGATTATCTGGGCTTGATCACTCGCAAGATTGACGAGTGGACGGCCAACTTGATGTcggacgaggtgcgcgAGTTTGTCGCGCGGCAGAATCCGCCCGACGAAGACAACGAGGGGCTGTACGGCCTGCAAGGCGCGGCGATCCTGTTCCAGATGGTCAACCAGCAGATTGAAGTGGCAGCCGACTCAGGCCAGGCGAGTGTGCTCGCCAAGGTTGTTGATCATACAGCGAAAGCCATGCACTCGACACAGGCGACGTGGCTGCGCGTGCTCGAAAGTGAGTtcaagaagcagcgcgaAGCAAAGTCGCCGGAAGATGTGGTTGGCGGCCTGGTGGAGTACGTCATCGCATTGGCCAACGACCAGCTAAAGTCTGCCGACTACGCCGAGGTGCTGATAGCAAGGCTCGAGCCAATGGTGAGCAAAAAGTACCAAGCTGGCATCCGCGAGGCGGTCGACAACGCGCTCAACGGTTTCCTAGATGTGTCCAAGCGATGCACACAAGTATTGGTAGACCTGGTGTTTGCCGATCTGCAACCAGCAATCAAGGATCTGTTCGTATTCCCCGTGTGGTACTCGGAAGGTACCACAACGATGATCATCGAAACGATGCGCGATTACATGTCGGATTACAGCGAGCGGCTCAATCCGAACCTGTTTGACGTGCTATGCGACGACATGATCGACCGCTTCCACGTCTCTTACATTGGCGCACTCAGGCGTGTTGGCAACGGCAAGTTGCGCATGCCTGCAGCGGGCGAGCAGATGCGCAAGGATATCGATGATGCCAAGACACTTTTCCTCGCATTCAAAAAGGAGCAGGAAGTCAACGACAAGTTTGAAGTGCTTGTCGCGATTCAGGGTATGCTGGCCTCTTCGGCAACCATGGTATTCTTGCCCTACTGGAGCTTTGCGAAAGCACACGGATCCCATTTGGGTTTCCTCGAGGCGATCATGAAGGCTCGAGACGACCTGAAGAAGGACGACGTGAATGGACTCATGGAGAGTGCAAGGAGAAAAGTCAAGAGCGAAGGGCTCAATGACCTTGTTCCAGAAGCGGGCGGACCTACCGTGATGAGCAGGGTAGCTCAGGCGTACGGATCCAGCTTCGGAGGCGGCCTGCTTTCGAATCTCGGCGGAGAGAGAGCGGCAGGGATGGCGGCAAGTGCGACACAGGCGTTGGGTTTGACTGGTTGGAAGAGCAAAGATTGA
- a CDS encoding putative copper ion binding protein: MNAACSTMRASSIMLRQQQRSVRRISSLSSTTIRPSTRIAPSLACFGNARQYSSQREESAKDKLAIGPFNLKAGLLFLVTGAGLLYYFRSEKQKVEQRRKAETASAKVGRPRIGGPFNLITSTSHPFTHHDLLGSFSLVYFGFTNCPDICPEELDKMGEVVDRIDAKYGKKLINPVFISCDPARDTVPQLQRYMEDFHPRMVGLTGAFDAVKQACKAYRVYFSTPPGADPMGDYLVDHSIFFYLMDPEGKFVDAFGRSVDAQETGDKVDAYVKQWIDAGLEIQEADARERVQKDGRQQVTL; this comes from the coding sequence ATGAACGCTGCATGTTCGACAATGcgcgcctcgtcgatcatgcttcggcagcaacagcggAGCGTTCGAAGGATTTCTTCCCTCTCATCAACCACCATCCGTCCTTCGACGCGGATCGCACCGTCACTAGCATGCTTCGGTAATGCTCGACAGTACTCCTCCCAGCGCGAGGAATCGGCCAAGGACAAATTGGCTATTGGACCATTCAACCTGAAAGCTGGTCTTCTATTCCTTGTGACAGGTGCTGGGTTGCTCTACTACTTCCGCTCCGAAAAGCAAAAAGTAGAACAGAGGCGCAAAGCCGAGACCGCGTCTGCCAAAGTCGGCCGTCCACGCATCGGTGGACCTTTCAACCTGATCACTTCGACATCGCATCCTTTCACGCACCACGACCTACTGGGCAGCTTCTCCCTGGTCTACTTTGGCTTTACAAACTGCCCAGACATTTGCCCTGAAGAACTCGACAAGATGGGCGAAGTGGTGGATAGGATCGATGCAAAGTACGGCAAAAAGCTCATCAACCCCGTCTTTATCTCGTGCGATCCAGCACGCGATACGGTACCACAGCTGCAGAGATACATGGAAGACTTTCATCCGAGAATGGTAGGGCTCACAGGCGCATTTGATGCGGTCAAACAGGCGTGCAAGGCATACCGAGTGTATTTCAGCACGCCTCCTGGTGCGGATCCGATGGGCGATTATCTGGTGGATCACAGCATTTTCTTTTATCTCATGGACCCCGAAGGCAAATTTGTCGATGCTTTCGGTCGCAGTGTCGATGCTCAGGAGACAGGCGACAAGGTCGATGCCTATGTCAAACAGTGGATCGATGCTGGATTGGAGATCCAAGAGGCCGATGCAAGGGAGAGGGTGCAGAAGGATGGCCGCCAACAGGTGACACTCTGA
- a CDS encoding uncharacterized protein (related to molybdenum cofactor sulfurase HxB protein), with amino-acid sequence MMWTPTLLSSKIATIPSKALGAALLCFALPYVASVLLQYSVAHRIACSVVIFLVVSAQLQYRTTKRFQVTQKLQALPRTARCDSPSVECGDDREVERARRFIPPETGRNSTPAWRSSTTTKATIAQSVAHIRTSQCPQLVDACYLDAAAAPPFPSGLVTAVAEELSARLLSNPHSKSPSAISTADQIAATRLRMMREVFGIQDTHDWHLIFTSGTTASLKLVGECFDWAPTRGKVGFSYFFQSHTSAVGIRDLAARAGVASASFAEEDVCEAAQEGLIVLPLQCNATGRRYVHLAKQLRRSRSEKAIVMVDAASFLSSSQNLNLSGWAAEELPDMIAFSCYKIFGHPTGLGGLLVKRSAAGRLQHKTYYGGGTVDSILAEARWTKPRKDFEARLEDGTSNIHAILAVNTALDYYRKVFGPWDLRGHYVASLGSKLVQGMQSMRHGNGNPVVQLYRGRGDAGADRGPIVNFNILTANGFIVPPQEVDRLASISNIHLRMGRHCNPGFVTSQLGVSAAQLKQEYADGVGCDDAGSTSLEGTSKASTSLRVSLCILNTDEDVERLVGFIARFFLCASLTARYESVKSIGGKPNEGRRFELANITMYPIKSCSGQHLEHGEKWNLTRHGLEFDREWIVMNLANGKALSQKRFPKMALIRPSVNVSARTMTVSIVGTTRAFTIKLDDESQYVDEASGDTNVEVCGAELRPRPHKSEVVRSVLTDLLGVSCTLARQATEVSRHSKLDSGRDKVPLIFSNESPFLLINAASVDKVSEWVDQETAVSPACSCSCSCSCSCSSTAMDELASDSGYSSASHTEGKDKQDGLIAQGASFRANFLISPIDGTAPAAFVEDGISRVVLGAKHVFGVLGECRRCQMVCVDQRTGEIKPQLLKTLAKHRRNGKGRIIFGSHLAWLPNLSASNRDEDDAKVWVGMQVVAT; translated from the coding sequence ATGATGTGGACCCCCACTCTCTTGTCTTCCAAGATAGCTACAATACCGTCCAAAGCGCTAGGGGCAGCCTTGTTGTGCTTTGCATTGCCATATGTTGCCTCTGTGCTGTTGCAATACAGCGTCGCTCATCGAATTGCGTGTTCGGTGGTCATCTTTCTTGTCGTGTCAGCGCAATTGCAATATCGTACGACTAAACGCTTCCAAGTCACTCAAAAATTGCAGGCACTCCCTCGGACGGCTCGTTGTGACTCTCCTTCGGTGGAATGTGGAGATGATCGAGAGGTAGAacgagctcgtcgcttcATACCGCCGGAAACAGGTCGCAACTCAACACCTGCCTGGAGATCATCAACGACAACGAAAGCAACAATTGCCCAAAGCGTAGCACACATTCGCACCAGTCAATGTCCGCAGCTTGTTGATGCTTGCTACCTggatgctgcagctgcgcctCCCTTTCCGTCTGGTCTGGTCACAGCCGTGGCAGAAGAGCTATCAGCCAGGCTCTTGTCCAATCCGCACTCCAAGTCACCATCAGCGATCAGCACGGCAGACCAGATTGCAGCTACTCGCCTTCGGATGATGCGTGAGGTATTTGGAATTCAAGACACACACGACTGGCATCTCATCTTCACCTCAGGCACCACCGCCAGTCTCAAGCTAGTGGGCGAATGCTTCGACTGGGCTCCGACAAGAGGCAAGGTCGGATTCTCGTACTTCTTCCAGAGTCACACTAGCGCTGTTGGAATCAGAGATCTCGCAGCACGCGCTGGTGTTGCTAGTGCTAGTTTTGCTGAAGAGGACGTCTGCGAGGCGGCTCAGGAAGGGTTGATTGTGCTTCCGTTGCAGTGCAATGCAACTGGCAGGAGATATGTCCACCTGGCGAAACAGCTTCGTCGTTCAAGGTCGGAGAAAGCAATCGTAATGGTCGATGCCGCTTCGTTTCTGTCATCGTCTCAAAATTTGAATCTGTCTGGGTGGGCTGCCGAAGAACTGCCGGACATGATCGCCTTCTCATGCTACAAAATATTTGGGCATCCAACTGGTCTCGGTGGTCTGCTCGTTAAGAGATCTGCCGCTGGTCGACTGCAACACAAGACATACTATGGCGGCGGAACCGTCGACTCAATTCTGGCCGAGGCTCGATGGACAAAGCCACGGAAAGATTTTGAGGCAAGGCTCGAAGATGGCACGAGCAACATCCACGCAATTCTTGCAGTCAACACGGCGCTCGATTATTATCGCAAAGTGTTTGGGCCCTGGGACCTGCGCGGCCACTATGTGGCTAGTCTTGGCAGCAAGCTTGTTCAAGGCATGCAGAGCATGAGACATGGTAATGGTAACCCTGTAGTCCAGCTCTACCGAGGGCGCGGTGACGCCGGAGCAGATCGTGGTCCGATTGTCAACTTCAATATCTTGACCGCCAACGGCTTCATCGTTCCACCGCAGGAAGTCGATCGACTAgccagcatcagcaacatCCATTTGCGTATGGGCCGGCATTGCAATCCTGGCTTTGTCACATCCCAACTCGGTGTCAGCGCAGCCCAGCTCAAACAAGAATACGCTGATGGCGTGGGGTGCGATGATGCCGGAAGCACTTCCCTGGAAGGCACTTCGAAAGCGTCAACATCGTTGCGAGTCAGTTTGTGCATTCTGAATACGGATGAAGACGTCGAACGACTGGTCGGCTTCATTGCACGATTTTTCCTTTGCGCATCGCTCACCGCGCGGTACGAATCGGTCAAGAGCATTGGAGGAAAGCCAAATGAAGGGAGGCGCTTCGAGTTGGCTAACATCACGATGTATCCGATCAAGTCCTGTTCCGGTCAGCATCTTGAGCACGGCGAGAAGTGGAACCTTACACGGCACGGTCTCGAAtttgatcgtgaatggatcGTGATGAATCTTGCCAACGGCAAAGCGCTTTCCCAAAAGCGGTTTCCGAAGATGGCGCTCATCCGGCCAAGCGTCAATGTTTCTGCTCGCACGATGACTGTATCCATCGTTGGCACCACTCGAGCCTTCACGATCAAGCTGGACGACGAGTCGCAGTACGTCGACGAAGCGTCCGGGGACACAAACGTCGAGGTTTGTGGCGCTGAGTTGCGTCCACGGCCTCACAAAAGCGAAGTGGTGCGGTCCGTGCTCACCGATCTACTGGGCGTGTCGTGTACGCTGGCAAGGCAAGCGACAGAGGTGAGTCGACACTCGAAACTTGATTCGGGCCGCGACAAGGTTCCGCTCATTTTCAGCAATGAGTCGCCTTTTTTGCTCATCAATGCTGCCAGTGTGGACAAGGTCAGCGAATGGGTAGACCAAGAGACAGCTGTATCTCCTGCGtgttcttgttcttgctcttgctcttgctcttgctcttcgacTGCCATGGATGAATTGGCTTCCGACTCGGGCTACTCTTCAGCATCCCACACGGAAGGAAAAGACAAGCAGGACGGGCTGATAGCGCAGGGTGCGAGCTTTCGTGCCAACTTTTTGATTTCTCCCATCGACGGGACTGCGCCGGCAGCATTTGTAGAAGACGGGATTAGTCGGGTGGTGCTGGGGGCCAAGCACGTGTTTGGTGTGCTTGGAGAGTGTCGGCGCTGTCAGATGGTTTGTGTGGATCAACGCACGGGCGAGATCAAGccacagctgctcaagacgTTGGCGAAACATCGGAGGAACGGGAAAGGTAGGATCATCTTTGGCTCGCATTTGGCGTGGCTGCCGAATTTGTCAGCCAGTAATCGAGATGAAGACGATGCAAAGGTGTGGGTGGGGATGCAAGTTGTCGCCACCTGA
- a CDS encoding uncharacterized protein (related to Signal peptide peptidase), whose amino-acid sequence MSAPGTRSSSAGPTGQAQQTANGRMYASFQKRFPRMAFVAKKISTSRTGRTTAKAWSYRRPLLFGFFATYTAVGYLKLKRDAYLRDLIHPDTYLVWKVYDGSIVESRGPPSVSALINAPAAGEEAPRVMEMFEVIRALKWAQADDRIKGILADFSGLHLPSSVTPNRLGLAQIEELMQAIHEFKIAKKQQHGDKARPSIAWADTFNSQGSFLLASAFDELWMQPAGSIPLTGLSAQIPFFKKVLDYFGIRVLAEARREYKSMISTFSREDSLTAPQIHNEAELLGELNRGLVHAIAVNRFPDEDPELTSSKVEAWMKQGPFSTREATQLGLINGAAFKRDIIKRLIDPKHGGNDETKFKSLHHYNKINDRHLDRQLSDDEVERVGVVYLLGGISSAPGEFSTSSVLKGLKEAAEHKDIKSIVLRIDSGGGDVVASESIWDAVRRVREDYGKPVVASFGNTAASGGYYAASAADAILACENTVTGSIGVASLRPTITRAFFDKFNIGIQTFFTASTSQSTLHELDEAQQAKSAKHIDEMYDEFLQKVCDGRSISREVVENLAGGRVMTGLSAWARCNPDAELDQVQLNVATPSADKIVELGQDAASEQAETATHRADKVANEAVKSAVRRVKAVSLTSQWKTHEVSTSSGNNTVLIERIGPNHAAVAPETESDSSNTNSNNDHNGLLSELIAKAEEALLSRSDSASGDAPATAPVSNALTDAEKIKKRIEEQESLLAVAAHSAAEQSRQHSSDNAEENEASDVSTRNSGATVQSKTGPYGKGLVDSIGGIWDSAYYAMALALQAEFEAMVTKDNLTIEQATAKIRPGADREVTDDGMLALATDLRLVRFPEDKPFWKKVQELNAKGDEPQLSLLPRAVSNTVAMMLQEAGERAAKAAVRMLIATAADPSGVAAAFDDPQLAEKLRASHGLGAGNSRGRARAEYPLASFFS is encoded by the coding sequence ATGTCCGCTCCAGGTACCCGCTCGTCTTCCGCCGGACCGACGGGTCAAGCTCAGCAGACAGCCAATGGTCGGATGTACGCATCTTTTCAGAAGCGTTTCCCGCGGATGGCCTTTGTCGCCAAGAAAATCTCGACTTCGCGCACAGGTCGCACCACCGCTAAAGCATGGTCCTACCGACGTCCGCTGCTGTTCGGTTTCTTCGCCACATATACAGCTGTGGGCTACCTGAAGCTCAAACGTGATGCGTACTTACGTGATCTCATTCATCCAGACACATACCTTGTCTGGAAGGTGTACGAcggctcgatcgtcgaATCCCGCGGGCCACCCTCCGTGAGCGCACTCATCAACGCCCCTGCTGCCGGCGAAGAGGCGCCGCGAGTCATGGAAATGTTTGAAGTGATTCGTGCGCTCAAGTGGGCGCAGGCCGACGACCGCATCAAAGGCATCCTTGCCGACTTTAGCGGCTTGCATCTTCCGTCGTCTGTCACACCTAATCGCTTAGGCTTGGCGCagatcgaagagctcaTGCAagcgattcacgagttCAAGATCGCCAaaaagcagcagcatggcGATAAGGCACGCCCTTCGATCGCCTGGGCCGATACTTTCAACAGCCAAGGTTCGTTTTTGCTTGCTTCCGCGTTCGATGAGCTGTGGATGCAGCCCGCCGGCTCGATTCCTCTGACAGGCCTCAGTGCCCAGATTCCCTTCTTCAAAAAGGTATTGGACTACTTTGGCATCAGAGTACTTGCCGAGGCACGAAGGGAGTACAAGTCGATGATCTCAACGTTTAGCCGCGAAGACTCTCTAACAGCTCCACAAATACACAACGAAgcagagctgcttggtgagCTCAACCGCGGGCTTGTCCATGCAATCGCTGTTAATCGGTTTCCTGACGAGGACCCGGAGCTGACGTCGAGCAAGGTCGAGGCATGGATGAAGCAAGGACCCTTCTCCACTCGGGAGGCTACGCAGCTAGGACTCATTAACGGTGCTGCGTTCAAGAGGGATATCATCAAGCGACTCATCGATCCAAAGCACGGCGGCAACGACGAGACCAAGTTCAAGTCGCTGCACCACTACAACAAGATTAATGACCGCCATCTTGACCGGCAACTCtccgatgacgaggtggagcgagtTGGCGTGGTGTACCTACTTGGGGGGATCAGCTCAGCGCCGGGCGAGTTTTCCACTTCGTCCGTGCTCAAAGGTCTCAAAGAGGCAGCTGAACACAAGGACATCAAGTCGATCGTGCTGCGTATCGACTCCGGCGGTGGAGATGTggtggcgagcgagtctATATGGGACGCTGTCCGACGTGTCCGTGAGGACTACGGCAAACCTGTCGTCGCTTCATTTGGCAACACTGCAGCGTCCGGAGGCTACTATGCCGCCAgcgctgccgatgccatTCTGGCTTGCGAAAACACCGTTACTGGCTCCATCGGCGTTGCATCTTTGCGTCCGACGATCACACGCGCCTTTTTCGACAAATTCAACATTGGCATTCAGACGTTCTTCACCGCTTCGACGTCGCAGTCAACACTCCATGAGCTCGATGAGGCACAGCAAGCCAAGTCGGCAAAGCACATCGACGAAATGTACGACGAATTTCTTCAAAAGGTATGCGACGGACGCAGCATCTCCCGCGAAGTCGTCGAAAACTTGGCGGGTGGCCGGGTTATGACGGGTCTCAGCGCATGGGCGCGATGTAATCcagatgccgagctcgaccagGTACAGCTGAATGTCGCCACGCCCAGTGCTGACAAGATTGTGGAGCTCGGTCAAGATGCTGCATCGGAGCAGGCGGAGACAGCCACACACCGAGCGGATAAGGTGGCAAACGAAGCAGTCAAGTCGGCTGTGCGCCGTGTCAAGGCGGTCAGCCTAACAAGCCAATGGAAGACGCACGAGGTATCAAcgagcagcggcaacaATACGGTCTTGATTGAGCGCATCGGTCCCAATCACGCGGCCGTGGCGCCTGAAACCGAAAGCGACAGTAGCAACACCAATAGCAATAACGACCACAATGGTCTCCTCTCTGAGCTGATCGCTAAGGCCGAAGAGGCCCTGTTGAGTCGCTCTGACAGCGCCAGCGGCGATGCTCCTGCCACTGCACCGGTGAGCAACGCCCTGACGGATGCCGAAAAAATTAAGAAGCGTATCGAGGAACAAGAGTCTCTtctcgctgtcgctgcgcactctgctgctgagcaatCGCGTCAACACAGTTCCGACAACGCCGAAGAAAATGAGGCTTCAGACGTGAGCACCAGGAACTCCGGTGCTACTGTTCAGAGCAAGACGGGACCCTACGGCAAAGGTCTGGTCGACTCGATTGGTGGGATCTGGGATTCGGCCTACTATGCCATGGCTCTTGCGCTGCAAGCAGAGTTTGAAGCTATGGTCACCAAGGACAACCTTACGATCGAGCAGGCCACAGCCAAGATCCGACCTGGAGCGGACCGCGAAGTGACTGATGATGGCATGCTTGCACTGGCTACCGACTTGAGGCTGGTACGCTTCCCCGAAGACAAGCCGTTCTGGAAAAAGGTTCAGGAGCTCAACGCCAAGGGCGATGAGCCACAGCTCTCCCTTCTCCCAAGGGCAGTCAGCAATACCGTGGCGATGATGCTTCAAGAGGCAGGCGAGAGAGCTGCAAAAGCAGCAGTCAGGATGCTGATCGCCACAGCAGCGGATCCGAGCGgcgttgcagctgctttcgacgaCCCGCAGCTGGCAGAGAAGCTGCGTGCCAGCCATGGGCTAGGAGCAGGCAATTCGAGAGGACGTGCAAGGGCCGAATATCCACTAGCGTCATTCTTTAGCTAG